Proteins encoded in a region of the Dorea longicatena genome:
- a CDS encoding SpoIIIAC/SpoIIIAD family protein gives MSMLQIGILGVAGVLLALQFKSGKSEYGIYISIALGMLIFASLLGKISLLKDVLNEVSNVVGLNSDYFKTLWKILGVTYAAEFSSAICKDAGYQTIALQIEVFAKITILVLSLPVLSALLQTIRGFLV, from the coding sequence ATGAGCATGCTGCAGATTGGGATACTGGGGGTGGCAGGAGTTCTGCTGGCACTTCAGTTCAAAAGCGGGAAATCGGAATATGGCATCTATATCAGTATCGCTCTTGGCATGCTGATCTTTGCATCTCTGCTTGGAAAGATCAGTCTGCTCAAAGATGTACTGAATGAGGTCAGTAATGTAGTAGGGCTTAACAGTGATTATTTTAAAACATTGTGGAAAATTCTGGGAGTTACATATGCAGCTGAATTTTCGTCGGCAATCTGTAAAGATGCGGGGTATCAGACGATCGCATTACAGATTGAAGTGTTCGCAAAGATTACGATTCTGGTCTTGAGTCTTCCGGTTTTAAGTGCGCTTTTGCAGACGATACGGGGATTTCTGGTATGA
- a CDS encoding SpoIIIAH-like family protein, producing the protein MKKIAKKNQIVIATLAVMIAAAGYMNYSGKLFPGKTKTQETNSELANKELLDISDEDTSVSSGDIKSQDGDTGSTDGNASSTDDGSVDGTPGEAVLANGTVSSVAAQAKVSREQVRSKNKETLQSIIDNKNLSDAEKENAVNQMVQMTEIAEKEAAAESLLAAKGFNDSVVSITDDQADVIVGASELSDANRAQIEDIVTRKTGVAAQNIVINPVNADSK; encoded by the coding sequence GTGAAAAAGATCGCAAAAAAGAATCAGATTGTGATTGCAACGCTGGCAGTAATGATCGCGGCAGCAGGGTATATGAATTACTCTGGCAAATTATTCCCAGGTAAGACGAAAACACAGGAAACAAATTCGGAACTTGCAAATAAGGAATTATTAGATATTTCTGATGAAGATACATCTGTATCATCTGGGGATATTAAAAGTCAGGATGGAGATACTGGCAGCACAGACGGTAATGCCAGCAGTACAGATGACGGCAGTGTAGACGGGACGCCTGGGGAAGCAGTCCTCGCCAACGGAACGGTAAGTTCTGTGGCAGCACAGGCGAAGGTGAGCAGGGAACAGGTACGCTCCAAGAATAAAGAGACATTACAGAGCATTATCGACAATAAGAATCTTAGTGATGCAGAGAAAGAAAATGCAGTGAACCAGATGGTACAGATGACAGAAATCGCAGAAAAAGAAGCGGCAGCAGAATCACTGCTCGCGGCAAAAGGATTTAACGATTCTGTGGTAAGTATTACGGATGATCAGGCAGATGTGATCGTAGGTGCTTCGGAATTAAGTGATGCGAACCGGGCGCAGATCGAGGACATTGTGACAAGAAAGACGGGCGTGGCAGCGCAGAATATTGTGATCAATCCAGTGAATGCAGATTCGAAGTAA
- a CDS encoding bifunctional riboflavin kinase/FAD synthetase — protein MQYIRELAEYNGNGRAAVTFGKFDGLHRGHQMLVTKVRELGKQENINSIVCSFDMRPLWKEKGIAPELLMVGEERQERVKDEVDYLIECPFTESFRQKSAEDFIQEIIHDLFRAKYIVVGTDFTFGCEKRGDVHMLAEYADQYDYELIVIEKERYHDRIISSTYVKEVVKEGDVGLAETLLGYPFEVEGTVEHGRQLGRTLGFPTLNVAWPEGKIVPAHGVYFCKIDIEGKTYPGIANVGIKPTVTEEKKLLIEAFLFGYSGNAYGEKVRINLKKFRRPEQKFDGIDALKRQIDKDIAKGMEYFGIV, from the coding sequence ATGCAGTATATCAGAGAGCTTGCGGAATATAACGGAAACGGAAGGGCAGCAGTGACTTTTGGAAAGTTCGATGGATTACACAGAGGCCATCAGATGCTTGTGACAAAGGTCCGTGAATTAGGAAAACAGGAGAATATAAACAGTATCGTATGTTCGTTTGACATGAGACCGTTATGGAAGGAAAAAGGGATTGCCCCGGAACTTCTGATGGTCGGAGAGGAACGGCAGGAAAGGGTAAAAGATGAGGTCGATTACCTGATCGAATGCCCGTTTACCGAATCTTTTCGTCAGAAGAGTGCGGAAGATTTTATACAGGAGATCATCCATGATCTGTTTCGTGCGAAATATATCGTGGTAGGGACAGATTTTACATTCGGATGTGAGAAACGCGGGGATGTGCATATGTTGGCGGAATATGCAGACCAGTATGATTATGAACTGATCGTTATAGAAAAAGAACGTTATCACGACCGGATTATCAGCAGTACTTATGTAAAAGAAGTAGTAAAAGAGGGCGATGTAGGGCTGGCAGAAACTCTGCTTGGTTATCCGTTTGAAGTAGAAGGGACGGTTGAACATGGCAGACAGCTTGGCCGTACGCTTGGATTCCCGACGCTGAATGTAGCATGGCCGGAAGGAAAGATCGTGCCGGCGCACGGAGTCTATTTCTGTAAGATAGATATCGAAGGAAAGACTTATCCGGGAATTGCCAATGTCGGTATCAAACCGACCGTGACAGAAGAAAAGAAGCTGTTGATCGAGGCATTTCTTTTCGGATATTCCGGAAATGCATACGGGGAAAAAGTACGGATTAATCTTAAAAAATTCCGGAGACCGGAGCAGAAATTTGACGGGATCGATGCACTGAAAAGACAGATCGATAAGGATATTGCAAAAGGAATGGAATATTTCGGAATTGTATAA
- the rpsO gene encoding 30S ribosomal protein S15 — protein MISKEQKEQIVAQYGRTAGDTGSPEVQIAILTARINDLTDHFKANPKDHHSRRGLLKMVGQRRGLLAYLKKTDIERYRALIEKLGLRK, from the coding sequence ATGATTTCTAAAGAGCAGAAAGAACAGATCGTAGCACAGTATGGTAGAACAGCAGGAGATACAGGATCACCGGAAGTACAGATCGCTATCCTGACAGCAAGAATTAATGATCTTACAGATCACTTCAAAGCTAATCCAAAGGATCACCACTCAAGAAGAGGACTTCTTAAGATGGTAGGACAGAGAAGAGGACTTCTTGCATACCTGAAGAAGACAGACATCGAAAGATATCGTGCACTGATCGAGAAACTTGGATTAAGAAAATAA
- a CDS encoding stage III sporulation protein AB, with the protein MIKAIGAVMVILAGSGWGMLQAAKIEECYRQMRYLRKLIFRIRSEIRYSRRVLPEAFLSVGSEAQEPYKMWLLSLYERLENRQGTSLAGIWEEETRTHLPVIGIPQDMLESLIRLGGELGTIDIEMQVRTLDLYLEQMEQKMEDMRTEQKEKIRLYQCIGVTGGVFLAIILL; encoded by the coding sequence ATGATAAAGGCAATCGGAGCAGTCATGGTGATTCTTGCGGGCAGCGGCTGGGGGATGCTGCAGGCGGCGAAAATTGAAGAATGTTACAGGCAGATGCGTTACCTGAGAAAATTAATTTTCCGGATCAGAAGTGAGATCCGTTATTCCAGACGGGTGCTTCCAGAAGCATTCCTGAGTGTAGGGAGTGAAGCTCAGGAGCCGTATAAGATGTGGCTGTTATCTTTGTATGAGCGGCTGGAAAACAGACAGGGTACAAGTCTGGCGGGAATATGGGAAGAAGAGACGAGAACACATCTGCCGGTAATCGGAATCCCACAGGATATGTTGGAGAGCCTGATCCGTCTGGGAGGTGAATTGGGAACAATCGATATCGAGATGCAGGTAAGGACACTGGATCTGTATCTGGAACAAATGGAGCAGAAAATGGAGGACATGAGAACGGAACAGAAGGAGAAAATCCGTCTGTATCAATGTATCGGAGTGACCGGAGGTGTATTTCTGGCAATCATCCTCCTGTAA
- the spoIIIAC gene encoding stage III sporulation protein AC: protein MTINLIFKIAAVGILVSILCQVLKHSGREEQAFLTSLAGLLLVLFWIVPYIYDLFESIQNLFSL, encoded by the coding sequence ATGACGATAAATCTGATATTTAAAATTGCAGCGGTCGGGATTCTGGTATCAATACTGTGTCAGGTGTTGAAGCACAGTGGGAGGGAAGAACAGGCTTTTCTAACCAGTCTTGCAGGACTTTTGCTGGTACTGTTCTGGATCGTGCCGTATATTTATGATCTGTTTGAATCCATCCAGAATTTATTTTCATTATAA
- a CDS encoding stage III sporulation protein AE codes for MRYDMKYKKLNVEDNESCNLQCEKKCEKLAGVFICCILAFFLLFLSTRNVGLIYCYADELSEDSENTAEDAEQEQQKIKETILSEFEYGEIDDSLRSLFPEKRIAFQEVISEILTGDLKSSVKLLTEFAGEQMLYLLQTGKKNLVHILLIAMIAAFMNQFAGTLQNRQVASVGFYMIYILLAALTVAAFDVVIQWVESGIRNITAFMGVFYPVYFLAVAVAKGSVTGVAFYNLVLFLIYAVEIIIGNVLLPMVRVYMIIRVLNFLGPEDMLGKLSEFLELIIRWTLKTALACVIGANLIQGMISPAIDTVKRSTVLKGAEAIPGVGNLLGGMTEVALGTAVLVKNGIGMTGAVICIALCVIPLVQTAGTALLYKLAAAVIQPVSDERVTGCVEAVGEGCQILLQIVFTVGVLFLLTIAIVAAVTNA; via the coding sequence ATGAGATACGATATGAAATATAAGAAATTGAATGTGGAAGATAATGAGAGCTGTAATCTGCAATGTGAAAAGAAATGTGAAAAACTGGCAGGTGTTTTTATTTGCTGTATTTTGGCTTTTTTTCTGTTGTTTTTATCGACGAGAAATGTAGGACTTATATATTGTTATGCAGATGAATTATCTGAAGACAGTGAAAATACTGCGGAAGATGCAGAACAGGAACAACAGAAAATAAAAGAAACCATCCTTTCGGAATTTGAATATGGAGAAATCGATGATTCCTTACGCTCACTGTTTCCTGAAAAACGGATTGCATTTCAAGAAGTAATATCAGAAATTTTAACCGGAGATCTGAAATCTTCCGTCAAACTTCTTACCGAATTTGCCGGAGAACAGATGCTTTATCTGCTTCAGACAGGGAAGAAAAATCTGGTACATATTTTGCTGATCGCAATGATCGCAGCATTCATGAATCAGTTCGCGGGTACCCTTCAGAACCGACAGGTGGCAAGTGTCGGTTTCTATATGATTTATATATTATTGGCGGCACTGACGGTTGCGGCATTCGATGTGGTTATTCAGTGGGTGGAATCCGGGATACGTAATATCACTGCTTTTATGGGAGTGTTTTATCCGGTTTACTTTCTGGCAGTTGCGGTGGCGAAGGGAAGTGTGACCGGAGTGGCATTTTATAATCTTGTTCTGTTCCTGATCTATGCGGTTGAGATCATAATCGGAAATGTACTGTTGCCGATGGTGCGGGTATATATGATTATCCGTGTTCTGAACTTTCTGGGACCGGAAGATATGCTGGGAAAATTATCGGAATTCCTGGAACTGATCATCCGCTGGACACTGAAGACGGCACTTGCGTGTGTCATCGGTGCGAATCTGATTCAGGGAATGATCAGTCCCGCGATCGATACGGTGAAGAGAAGTACTGTGCTGAAAGGGGCAGAGGCAATTCCGGGAGTAGGAAATCTTCTGGGCGGAATGACGGAAGTAGCGCTTGGAACGGCAGTGCTGGTAAAGAATGGAATTGGAATGACAGGAGCAGTAATCTGCATTGCCCTGTGTGTGATACCGCTGGTTCAGACTGCGGGAACGGCTCTGCTTTATAAGCTTGCGGCTGCCGTGATCCAGCCGGTGTCGGATGAACGTGTCACAGGATGTGTAGAAGCAGTGGGAGAAGGATGTCAGATACTGCTGCAGATTGTATTTACCGTGGGAGTGTTATTTCTGCTGACGATCGCAATCGTGGCGGCGGTAACAAATGCATGA
- a CDS encoding polyribonucleotide nucleotidyltransferase: MYKTFEMELAGRPLKVDVGRVAKQANGAVLMHYGDTTVLCTATASEKPRDGIDFFPLSVEYNERMYAVGKIPGGFNKREGKASENAILTCRVIDRPMRPLFPKDYRNDVTLENLVLSVDQDCAPELTAMLGAAIATTISDIPFDGPISTTQVGLVDGEFVFNPTAAQRAVSDMALTVASTREKVIMIEAGANEVPEQQMIDAIFAAHELNQKVIAFIDTIVAECGKQKHEYESCAVPEELFAAIKEIVTPEEMEVAVFSDDKQTREENIRVVTEKLEEAFAENEEWLAVLPEAVYQYQKKTVRKMILKDHKRPDGREIDQIRPLAAEVDLIPRVHGSAMFTRGQTQICNICTLAPLSEAQKLDGLDEAETTKRYMHHYNFPSYSVGETKPSRGPGRREIGHGALAERALLPVLPSEAEFPYAIRTVSETFESNGSTSQASVCASSMSLMSAGVPIKAAVAGISCGLVTGDTDDDYLVLTDIQGLEDFFGDMDFKVAGTHKGITAIQMDIKIHGLTRPIIEEAIAKTRKARLYIIDEVMNKAIDAPRAQVGEFAPKIVQMQIDPQKIGDVVGQRGKTINAIIEQTGVKIDITDDGAVSICGTDAKSMEEAQKLIHIIVTDFEAGQVLEGKVVSIKDFGAFLEFAPGKEGMVHISKLSKERVNRVEDVLTLGDVVKVVCLGKDKMGRISFSMKDVAE, from the coding sequence ATGTATAAAACATTTGAAATGGAACTCGCCGGAAGACCTTTAAAAGTTGACGTAGGCAGAGTTGCAAAACAGGCAAATGGTGCTGTATTAATGCATTACGGTGACACAACTGTACTTTGTACAGCAACTGCTTCAGAGAAGCCAAGAGACGGAATCGATTTCTTCCCACTGAGCGTGGAATACAACGAAAGAATGTATGCAGTAGGAAAGATTCCTGGAGGATTCAATAAGAGAGAAGGAAAAGCATCTGAAAATGCTATCCTTACATGCCGTGTAATCGACCGTCCGATGAGGCCACTGTTCCCAAAGGATTACCGTAACGATGTAACACTGGAGAACCTTGTATTATCTGTAGATCAGGACTGTGCTCCGGAGCTTACAGCTATGCTTGGTGCAGCAATCGCAACAACGATTTCCGATATCCCGTTTGACGGACCGATCTCTACTACACAGGTAGGTCTGGTAGACGGAGAATTCGTATTCAACCCTACAGCAGCTCAGAGAGCAGTATCTGATATGGCTTTAACGGTTGCTTCTACAAGAGAGAAAGTCATTATGATCGAAGCCGGAGCAAACGAAGTTCCAGAGCAGCAGATGATCGATGCAATCTTTGCAGCACATGAATTAAACCAGAAAGTAATCGCATTCATCGATACAATTGTAGCAGAGTGTGGAAAACAAAAACACGAATATGAAAGCTGTGCAGTTCCGGAAGAACTCTTTGCAGCAATCAAAGAGATCGTTACTCCGGAAGAGATGGAAGTAGCAGTATTCTCTGATGATAAACAGACAAGAGAAGAAAATATCCGTGTCGTAACAGAAAAGTTAGAAGAAGCATTTGCTGAAAATGAAGAGTGGCTTGCAGTTCTTCCTGAGGCTGTATACCAGTACCAGAAGAAGACAGTACGTAAGATGATCTTAAAAGACCACAAACGTCCGGACGGAAGAGAGATTGACCAGATCAGACCACTTGCAGCAGAAGTTGATTTGATTCCTAGAGTACATGGTTCTGCAATGTTCACTCGTGGACAGACACAGATCTGCAACATCTGTACATTGGCACCACTTTCTGAAGCTCAGAAACTGGATGGTCTGGATGAAGCAGAGACAACAAAGAGATATATGCACCACTACAACTTCCCATCATACTCTGTAGGTGAGACAAAGCCATCCAGAGGACCGGGACGTCGTGAGATCGGACATGGAGCACTGGCAGAGCGTGCACTGCTTCCGGTACTTCCAAGCGAAGCAGAATTCCCATATGCGATCCGTACTGTATCTGAGACATTTGAATCAAATGGTTCTACTTCTCAGGCAAGTGTATGTGCATCTTCTATGTCACTGATGTCAGCAGGTGTACCGATCAAGGCTGCAGTAGCCGGAATCTCATGTGGACTGGTTACAGGTGATACAGATGATGATTATCTTGTACTTACAGATATTCAGGGACTGGAAGACTTCTTCGGAGATATGGACTTCAAGGTAGCCGGTACACACAAAGGTATCACAGCGATCCAGATGGATATCAAGATCCATGGACTGACAAGACCAATTATTGAAGAAGCTATCGCTAAGACAAGAAAAGCAAGACTTTACATTATTGATGAAGTTATGAATAAAGCAATCGATGCTCCAAGAGCACAGGTTGGAGAATTCGCTCCAAAGATCGTTCAGATGCAGATCGATCCACAGAAGATCGGCGATGTAGTCGGACAGCGTGGAAAGACAATCAACGCGATCATCGAGCAGACAGGCGTGAAGATCGACATCACAGACGACGGTGCCGTATCTATCTGCGGAACAGATGCTAAGAGCATGGAAGAAGCGCAGAAGCTGATCCACATTATCGTAACAGATTTCGAAGCAGGACAGGTTCTGGAAGGAAAAGTTGTCAGCATCAAAGACTTCGGCGCATTCCTTGAATTTGCACCTGGAAAAGAAGGAATGGTACACATTTCTAAGCTTTCCAAAGAAAGAGTAAACCGCGTAGAAGACGTTCTGACACTTGGCGATGTTGTTAAGGTTGTATGCCTTGGCAAGGACAAGATGGGAAGAATCTCATTTTCTATGAAGGATGTAGCGGAATAA
- the spoIIIAA gene encoding stage III sporulation protein AA: MKEDTILKVLPWDVRSIIQKEKLEFEYLQEIRLREGKPLIFLYHDTEVIPGAKARRPYLVTKDNIREMLEYISNYSLYACEQEMRQGFITIEGGHRVGLSGQAIMENGKVKNLKYISSVNIRVAHEMIGCADAVFPYIVCNRVLCHTLIVSPPGCGKTTMLRDLIRQISEGNSWIPGLAVGVVDERSEIGGCYMGVAQNHLGIRTDILDGCPKAEGMIMLIRSMGPQVIAVDEIGTPEDVHAIEYAMHCGCKMLATVHAESMEELRKKPLFNRMIGEGRFERYILLGNNVHVGQIEGIFDNRGSLLYKEAMEMAK; the protein is encoded by the coding sequence ATGAAAGAAGATACAATCTTAAAAGTCCTGCCATGGGATGTCAGAAGTATTATACAAAAGGAAAAGCTGGAATTTGAATACTTGCAGGAGATTCGTCTTCGGGAAGGAAAACCACTGATCTTTCTGTATCATGACACGGAAGTTATCCCCGGAGCGAAAGCCAGACGGCCATACCTGGTGACAAAAGATAATATCCGCGAAATGCTGGAATACATCAGTAATTATTCTCTTTACGCATGTGAACAGGAGATGCGGCAGGGATTTATTACAATTGAAGGAGGACACAGAGTGGGATTATCGGGACAGGCTATTATGGAAAATGGAAAGGTAAAGAACCTGAAATACATTTCTTCGGTGAATATCCGTGTGGCGCATGAGATGATCGGATGCGCCGATGCGGTCTTTCCTTATATTGTATGCAACCGGGTGTTGTGTCATACATTAATCGTATCACCGCCGGGATGTGGAAAGACCACGATGCTAAGAGATTTGATCCGTCAGATATCGGAAGGAAATTCCTGGATTCCGGGGCTTGCGGTAGGAGTGGTGGATGAACGTTCGGAGATCGGCGGCTGCTATATGGGCGTGGCACAGAATCATCTGGGAATCCGGACGGATATTCTGGACGGCTGCCCGAAAGCGGAGGGAATGATCATGCTGATTCGTTCAATGGGACCGCAGGTGATCGCAGTGGACGAGATCGGGACACCGGAAGATGTACATGCCATTGAATATGCGATGCACTGTGGGTGTAAGATGCTGGCAACAGTACATGCTGAGTCTATGGAAGAATTAAGAAAGAAACCGTTGTTCAACCGGATGATCGGAGAGGGAAGATTTGAACGGTACATTTTACTTGGAAATAATGTACACGTAGGACAGATTGAAGGGATCTTTGATAACAGGGGCAGTCTTCTTTACAAAGAAGCAATGGAAATGGCGAAATGA
- a CDS encoding stage III sporulation protein AF, whose amino-acid sequence MHDREGAEQMEMIYNWILKLSFFAVLGSVILQMIPDHGFQKYVRFVLGLILAAMLVVPVLELFDKRAAFEEIYHNSAYKIRTSELEEKSQKVQEDILDIDGQNVENQNIENSGTGSQNTEDQIQDSNTDRSSDENVSQNRRIEVEQIEIGKESE is encoded by the coding sequence ATGCATGACCGGGAAGGAGCGGAACAGATGGAGATGATCTATAACTGGATCTTGAAATTATCATTTTTTGCCGTGCTTGGAAGCGTGATCCTGCAGATGATACCGGATCATGGATTCCAAAAATATGTCCGCTTTGTCCTGGGACTGATTCTGGCGGCAATGCTGGTTGTACCGGTACTGGAATTGTTTGATAAGAGAGCCGCATTTGAAGAGATTTATCATAATAGTGCATATAAGATTCGGACCAGTGAACTGGAAGAAAAAAGTCAGAAAGTTCAGGAAGATATTCTCGATATAGATGGACAGAACGTAGAGAATCAAAACATAGAAAATTCGGGTACGGGCAGCCAGAATACAGAGGATCAGATACAAGATTCGAACACAGACAGGAGTTCAGATGAAAATGTAAGCCAGAACAGGAGAATCGAGGTGGAGCAGATTGAAATCGGCAAAGAATCTGAGTGA
- a CDS encoding stage III sporulation protein AG — MKSAKNLSDLFSNKLGNWKKFSLKNLRKDQLLILLLTGILLMVIAVPAGKKKENMSSASNDNTGKSVNGTSAGTDEETYTAYLEDRLNRTLSQIEGAGEVKVMITLKSSAEKVLDKDTESDQETVTEEDSQGGTRQSSKTSKKENTVYRTDSESNSQGSGSPYVSKELSPKIEGVVVIADGGENAVVKENISSAVQALFDIEPHKIRIMKKQTN; from the coding sequence TTGAAATCGGCAAAGAATCTGAGTGATTTATTTTCAAATAAACTTGGAAACTGGAAAAAATTCTCATTAAAAAATCTAAGAAAAGATCAGCTTCTGATCCTGCTCCTTACAGGAATTCTTCTGATGGTGATTGCAGTCCCCGCAGGAAAGAAAAAGGAAAATATGTCGTCCGCATCGAACGATAATACAGGAAAATCAGTAAACGGGACATCTGCCGGAACGGATGAGGAAACGTATACAGCTTATCTGGAAGACCGCCTGAACCGAACCTTATCGCAGATTGAAGGAGCCGGAGAAGTAAAGGTGATGATCACGCTGAAATCTTCGGCGGAAAAGGTACTGGATAAGGATACGGAATCGGATCAGGAAACAGTGACGGAAGAAGACAGCCAGGGAGGGACCAGACAGTCGTCAAAGACATCCAAAAAAGAAAATACGGTGTATAGGACGGACAGTGAAAGCAACAGTCAAGGAAGTGGATCCCCGTATGTGAGTAAGGAACTAAGTCCCAAGATCGAAGGTGTGGTAGTGATCGCAGACGGTGGGGAAAATGCAGTAGTAAAAGAAAATATCAGCAGTGCGGTCCAGGCATTATTTGATATTGAACCGCATAAGATTAGAATAATGAAAAAGCAGACAAATTAA
- a CDS encoding peptide chain release factor 3: MSQITNEVKNQIKKRRTFAIISHPDAGKTTLTEKFLLYGGAINQAGSVKGKATAKHAVSDWMEIEKERGISVTSSVLQFNYDGYCINILDTPGHQDFSEDTYRTLMAADSAVMVIDASKGVEAQTRKLFKVCTMRHIPIFTFINKMDREAMDTFELLDDIENELGIATCPINWPIGSGKEFKGVYDRASKKVEIFSDTKKGTTQGEVKKVDINDPEISWLITDDQKLQLEEEIELQDGAGAEFDQELVSKGELSPVFFGSALTNFGVETFLQHFLQMTTSPLPRISDRGPIDPMEEGDFSAFVFKIQANMNKAHRDRIAFMRICSGEFEAGMDVYHMQGGKKVRLSQPQQMMASERKMISKAYGGDIIGVFDPGIFSIGDTLTTAQDKFTYEGIPTFAPEHFARVRQVDTMKRKQFIKGINQIAQEGAIQIFQEYNTGMEEIIVGVVGVLQFDVLKYRLENEYNVEIRLENLPYEYIRWIENEEIDLDKLTGTSDMKKVKDLKGRPLLLFVNEWSIRMTIDRNDGLKLTEFGRS; this comes from the coding sequence ATGTCACAGATTACGAATGAAGTAAAGAATCAGATAAAGAAAAGAAGAACATTTGCAATTATCTCACATCCCGATGCAGGTAAGACGACACTGACAGAGAAGTTCCTTCTCTACGGAGGTGCCATCAATCAGGCGGGAAGCGTAAAAGGAAAGGCAACTGCAAAGCATGCGGTTTCTGACTGGATGGAAATTGAAAAAGAAAGAGGTATTTCGGTTACTTCTTCAGTACTGCAGTTTAATTATGACGGATACTGTATCAATATTCTGGATACACCGGGACATCAGGACTTCTCGGAAGATACGTACCGTACATTGATGGCAGCAGATTCCGCAGTGATGGTCATTGACGCATCCAAGGGTGTCGAGGCGCAGACAAGAAAGCTGTTCAAAGTATGTACGATGCGCCATATCCCGATCTTCACATTCATTAACAAGATGGACCGTGAAGCAATGGATACATTTGAACTTCTTGATGATATTGAAAATGAACTTGGAATCGCCACATGTCCGATCAACTGGCCAATCGGTTCCGGTAAAGAATTCAAGGGAGTATATGACAGAGCATCTAAAAAAGTTGAGATCTTTTCCGATACGAAAAAAGGAACAACTCAGGGAGAGGTAAAGAAGGTCGATATCAATGATCCGGAGATTTCCTGGCTTATTACAGATGACCAGAAATTACAGCTGGAAGAGGAGATTGAACTTCAGGACGGTGCCGGAGCAGAATTTGATCAGGAATTGGTAAGCAAAGGAGAACTTTCACCGGTCTTCTTCGGTTCCGCTCTTACGAACTTTGGTGTAGAGACATTCCTTCAGCATTTTCTTCAGATGACGACCTCACCGCTTCCGAGAATATCTGACAGAGGTCCGATCGATCCGATGGAAGAGGGAGATTTTTCAGCTTTTGTATTCAAGATTCAGGCCAATATGAACAAGGCTCACCGAGACAGAATTGCATTCATGCGTATCTGCTCCGGAGAATTCGAAGCCGGTATGGATGTATATCATATGCAGGGTGGCAAAAAAGTACGTCTTTCCCAGCCGCAGCAGATGATGGCAAGTGAGCGTAAGATGATCAGTAAAGCTTATGGCGGAGATATTATCGGTGTATTTGATCCGGGGATCTTCTCAATCGGAGATACATTGACGACAGCACAGGACAAATTCACATACGAAGGAATCCCGACATTTGCACCGGAGCATTTTGCACGTGTACGTCAGGTTGATACGATGAAGAGAAAGCAGTTTATCAAAGGAATCAACCAGATCGCACAGGAAGGTGCGATCCAGATTTTTCAGGAATACAATACTGGTATGGAAGAAATCATCGTCGGTGTTGTCGGCGTACTTCAGTTTGATGTGTTGAAATACCGTCTGGAGAACGAATATAATGTAGAGATCCGTCTGGAAAATCTTCCGTACGAGTACATCCGCTGGATTGAAAATGAAGAGATTGATCTGGATAAGCTGACAGGAACTTCAGATATGAAGAAAGTTAAAGATCTGAAAGGCCGTCCATTACTGCTGTTCGTGAATGAATGGAGTATCCGTATGACGATAGACAGAAATGATGGATTAAAACTTACGGAATTTGGCAGATCATAA